In the Gossypium raimondii isolate GPD5lz chromosome 9, ASM2569854v1, whole genome shotgun sequence genome, one interval contains:
- the LOC105799574 gene encoding uncharacterized protein LOC105799574 isoform X1 has protein sequence MSRLAPLSEEPISEDDSANCSKKGLSWKNWLKTHLSLVFNKKSDLKILLSVLGCPLFPVSALSEPPINEVSSSAQYIIQHFTAATGCRKSEGTVKNIFVTGKVTMAMVDELGATVGSVAGAAGVAQKGCFVMWQMVPNKWLIELVVGGHKVIAGSDGNVAWRRTPWLGAHAAKGGVRPLRRALQGLDPMAISAVFSSAQYMGEKRISSTDCFVLKLSADQVDLADRSDSTAEMIKHVIFGYFSQRSGLLVFIEDSYLTRIQSPGTYPTYWETTMATKIEDYRLVEGVMVAHSGQSNVIITRFGDNLKAGLSVTRMEETWTIDDVAFNVPGLSLDCFIPPKEVQKDFPDENLDWRSPLHR, from the exons ATGAGTCGTTTGGCCCCCTTATCAGAAGAGCCAATAAGCGAAGACGACTCTGCAAACTGCTCGAAGAAAGGCCTGTCATGGAAAAACTGGCTCAAAACTCATCTCTCTCTTGTCTTTAACAAGAAGTCTGACCTTAAAATCCTCTTAAGCGTTTTGGGTTGCCCTCTTTTCCCTGTTTCCGCCCTTTCCGAACCACCCATCAATGAG GTATCATCTTCAGCTCAATACATTATACAACATTTTACAGCAGCAACAGGATGCCGGAAATCGGAAGGAACAGTGAAGAACATTTTTGTGACCGGGAAAGTAACAATGGCAATGGTAGATGAGCTGGGTGCCACAGTAGGCTCGGTGGCTGGAGCTGCCGGAGTTGCGCAAAAAGGCTGTTTTGTTATGTGGCAAATGGTACCTAATAAATGGCTAATAGAATTGGTTGTGGGTGGTCACAAGGTTATAGCAGGTAGTGATGGCAATGTGGCTTGGCGGCGCACGCCTTGGCTAGGAGCACATGCAGCCAAAGGTGGTGTTCGTCCTCTACGCCGAGCTCTTCAG GGACTGGACCCTATGGCAATATCAGCTGTATTTTCCTCAGCTCAGTACATGGGAGAGAAAAGAATCTCCAGCACCGATTGCTTCGTGTTGAAACTATCTGCTGATCAAGTGGACTTGGCTGATCGGAGCGATAGCACCGCGGAGATGATCAAGCATGTCATATTTGGCTACTTCAGCCAAAGAAGTGGGCTGCTGGTGTTTATAGAAGACTCTTACTTGACCAGGATTCAGTCACCTGGAACATACCCTACATATTGGGAAACCACAATGGCTACCAAAATTGAAGACTATAGGTTAGTAGAAGGTGTCATGGTCGCACATTCCGGTCAATCTAATGTCATCATCACGAGATTCGGTGACAATTTAAAGGCAGGCCTCTCTGTTACTCGCATGGAGGAGACGTGGACCATCGACGATGTTGCATTCAACGTCCCGGGACTCTCCCTCGATTGCTTCATTCCTCCAAAAGAAGTCCAGAAAGATTTCCCCGATGAGAACTTGGATTGGAGGTCGCCTTTGCATCGGTGA
- the LOC105799574 gene encoding uncharacterized protein LOC105799574 isoform X2, translating into MVASKCPLASHHESIQKEKKVSSSAQYIIQHFTAATGCRKSEGTVKNIFVTGKVTMAMVDELGATVGSVAGAAGVAQKGCFVMWQMVPNKWLIELVVGGHKVIAGSDGNVAWRRTPWLGAHAAKGGVRPLRRALQGLDPMAISAVFSSAQYMGEKRISSTDCFVLKLSADQVDLADRSDSTAEMIKHVIFGYFSQRSGLLVFIEDSYLTRIQSPGTYPTYWETTMATKIEDYRLVEGVMVAHSGQSNVIITRFGDNLKAGLSVTRMEETWTIDDVAFNVPGLSLDCFIPPKEVQKDFPDENLDWRSPLHR; encoded by the exons ATGGTGGCCTCAAAGTGCCCACTGGCTTCCCACCATGAAAGcatccaaaaggaaaaaaaa GTATCATCTTCAGCTCAATACATTATACAACATTTTACAGCAGCAACAGGATGCCGGAAATCGGAAGGAACAGTGAAGAACATTTTTGTGACCGGGAAAGTAACAATGGCAATGGTAGATGAGCTGGGTGCCACAGTAGGCTCGGTGGCTGGAGCTGCCGGAGTTGCGCAAAAAGGCTGTTTTGTTATGTGGCAAATGGTACCTAATAAATGGCTAATAGAATTGGTTGTGGGTGGTCACAAGGTTATAGCAGGTAGTGATGGCAATGTGGCTTGGCGGCGCACGCCTTGGCTAGGAGCACATGCAGCCAAAGGTGGTGTTCGTCCTCTACGCCGAGCTCTTCAG GGACTGGACCCTATGGCAATATCAGCTGTATTTTCCTCAGCTCAGTACATGGGAGAGAAAAGAATCTCCAGCACCGATTGCTTCGTGTTGAAACTATCTGCTGATCAAGTGGACTTGGCTGATCGGAGCGATAGCACCGCGGAGATGATCAAGCATGTCATATTTGGCTACTTCAGCCAAAGAAGTGGGCTGCTGGTGTTTATAGAAGACTCTTACTTGACCAGGATTCAGTCACCTGGAACATACCCTACATATTGGGAAACCACAATGGCTACCAAAATTGAAGACTATAGGTTAGTAGAAGGTGTCATGGTCGCACATTCCGGTCAATCTAATGTCATCATCACGAGATTCGGTGACAATTTAAAGGCAGGCCTCTCTGTTACTCGCATGGAGGAGACGTGGACCATCGACGATGTTGCATTCAACGTCCCGGGACTCTCCCTCGATTGCTTCATTCCTCCAAAAGAAGTCCAGAAAGATTTCCCCGATGAGAACTTGGATTGGAGGTCGCCTTTGCATCGGTGA
- the LOC105799568 gene encoding fatty acyl-CoA reductase 2, chloroplastic, with amino-acid sequence MGALFLNCFSVSPTAFNKGGSWRKKRSNCSSFVHCQGSSGKAIKTAGVSSVVKERSKMVNGGDRSPALMDAGSLIVSPNQADIAVKDLVPYGGSTTSLVELQDGIGIVKFLRGKEFFITGSTGFLAKVLIEKILRTVPDVGKIFVLVKAKSKEAAMERLKTEIINAELFNCLQQTYGNSYQSFMLSKLVPVVGNVCESDLGLDDELADLISKEVDIIVNSAANTTFDERYDVAIDINTKGASHLMGFAKKCKKLKLFLQVSTAYVNGQRQGRVMEKPFDIGDCIARENLIAETTPRSIPELDIEEEFVLARDTKEGCHESELAQKMKELGLQRARKYGWQDTYVFTKAMGEMMINNMRGEIPVVIIRPSVIESTCKEPFPGWMEGNRMMDPIVLCYGKGQLTGFLVDPNGVLDVVPADMVVNATLAAIARHGMTPKPDINIYHIASSVVNPLVFQDLARMLHEHYNSRPFLDSKGTPIHVPSMKLFSSMEDFSAHLWRDAMHRTGLPALASWSGKLSQKLEAVCRKSVEQAKYLANIYEPYTFYGGRFDISNTKRLLETMSEEEKVSFGFDVETIDWKDYIKNVHIPGLRRHVMKGRGMCSSPIS; translated from the exons ATGGGGGCCTTGTTCCTCAATTGTTTCTCTGTATCACCAACTGCTTTCAATAAAGGTGGGTCGTGGAGGAAGAAGCGCAGCAACTGTAGCAGTTTCGTACATTGCCAAGGGAGTAGTGGGAAAGCAATCAAAACTGCTGGGGTTTCTTCTGTTGTGAAGGAAAGGTCCAAAATGGTTAATGGTGGTGATCGTAGTCCGGCGCTTATGGATGCTGGAAGCCTAATTGTGTCGCCAAATCAAGCTGATATTGCAGTTAAAGATTTGGTGCCTTATGGTGGATCAACTACTAGCTTAGTGGAGTTGCAAGATGGTATCGGCATTGTCAAGTTCCTTAGAGGGAAGGAGTTTTTCATTACTGGTTCTACAGGATTTCTTGCCAAAG TTCTTATTGAGAAGATTTTACGAACTGTGCCTGATGTTGGGAAGATATTTGTGTTGGTGAAGGCTAAAAGCAAAGAAGCAGCAATGGAAAGATTGAAAACTGAA aTAATAAATGCAGAGCTTTTCAACTGTCTACAACAAACATATGGGAATAGTTACCAAAGTTTCATGTTGAGCAAACTTGTCCCTGTGGTAGGAAATGTTTGTGAATCTGATCTTGGATTGGATGATGAATTAGCTGActtgatttcaaaagaagtcgACATTATTGTGAATTCTGCAGCTAATACAACTTTTGATGAAAG ATATGATGTGGCCATAGATATAAATACAAAAGGAGCATCCCATCTCATGGGCTTTGCCAAGAAGTGCAAGAAACTTAAACTCTTTTTGCAAGTGTCAACAG CATACGTGAATGGCCAAAGACAAGGAAGAGTGATGGAAAAGCCATTTGACATAGGAGATTGTATTGCAAGGGAAAATTTAATTGCTGAAACCACGCCAAGATCTATACCCGAGTTAGATATCGAAGAAGAGTTCGTATTGGCTCGTGATACCAAGGAAGGTTGTCACGAAAGTGAATTGGCTcagaaaatgaaagaattggGTCTACAAAG GGCTAGAAAATATGGATGGCAAGACACCTATGTGTTCACAAAGGCTATGGGAGAGATGATGATCAATAATATGAGAGGAGAAATACCGGTAGTGATAATACGACCGAGTGTCATTGAGAGCACCTGCAAAGAACCATTTCCTGGATGGATGGAAGGAAATAG GATGATGGACCCAATAGTATTATGCTATGGGAAAGGGCAGCTAACAGGTTTCTTGGTTGATCCCAATGGAGTTCTTGATGTT GTTCCAGCAGATATGGTTGTGAATGCAACCTTGGCAGCCATTGCAAGACATGGAATGACCCCAAAACCAGATATTAACATCTACCACATCGCATCATCAGTTGTAAATCCACTGGTTTTCCAGGATTTAGCCAGAATGCTCCATGAGCACTACAATTCAAGGCCTTTTCTCGACTCGAAGGGTACCCCAATCCACGTTCCGTCAATGAAGCTGTTCAGTTCCATGGAGGATTTCTCAGCTCACCTCTGGAGAGATGCTATGCACCGAACTGGATTGCCAGCATTGGCATCTTGGAGCGGAAAACTGTCGCAGAAGCTCGAAGCGGTGTGCAGAAAGTCGGTGGAGCAAGCAAAGTACTTGGCTAACATATATGAGCCATACACATTCTATGGTGGAAG GTTTGACATCAGCAACACCAAGAGACTACTGGAGACCATGTCTGAAGAAGAGAAGGTAAGCTTTGGATTTGATGTGGAAACCATAGATTGgaaagattatataaaaaatgtgcATATTCCtgggttaaggaggcatgtaaTGAAGGGCAGAGGGATGTGCTCTTCACCTATTAGCTAG
- the LOC105799569 gene encoding lipid phosphate phosphatase delta produces MESVVWQGLALSGIFSWIVITCYFDVTKKIRSLLQPWVSHHVVSGTSIILKIQKHQHKFLDALFSGLSCIVSVPFYTAFLPLLFWSGHGKLARQMTLLMALCDYLGNCIKDVVSAPRPNCPPVRRITATKDEEENALEYGLPSSHTLNTVCLSGFLVCYVLSYTQSEDAFVKLGAVTLACLLVGFIGFGRIYLGMHSLIDIIGGLVFGFMILAIWLSVHEYVDAFIVSGQNVTSFWAALSFLLLFAYPTPEFPTPSFEYHTAFDGVVFGIVTGIQQTYHQFHHEAVPRIFTSQLTIPTFLGRMLVGIPTILIVKFCSKALAKWILPVVSNTLGIPIKSTSYVPMLNGSATDKKSSEIKQSSYIHKMLFFSQQDLFDVDTGIRFLQYAGLAWSVVDLVPSLFSHLSL; encoded by the exons ATGGAGAGTGTAGTATGGCAAGGGTTGGCTTTATCTGGAATTTTCTCTTGGATTGTAATTACTTGTTATTTCGATGTAACCAAAAAGATTAGATCTTTGCTGCAACCTTGGGTGTCTCACCATGTTGTCTCTGGCACTTCTATCATCCTTAAGATCCAG AAACATCAGCATAAATTCTTGGATGCTCTCTTTTCTGGGTTGTCTTGTATAGTTTCTGTGCCCTTTTACACTGCGTTTCTTCCTTTGCTTTTCTGG AGTGGGCATGGGAAACTGGCTAGGCAGATGACCCTGTTGATGGCTCTCTGCGATTATTTAGGGAACTGCATAaag GATGTGGTATCAGCTCCTAGACCAAATTGCCCACCTGTTAGAAGGATAACAGCTAccaaagatgaagaagaaaatgctTTGGAGTATGGGTTGCCTTCTTCTCATACTCTGAATACAGTGTGCTTATCAGG ATTCCTTGTATGCTATGTGCTGTCCTACACGCAGAGTGAAGATGCTTTTGTGAAACTTGGTGCAGTTACCCTTGCTTGCTTGCTTGTGGGTTTCATTGGCTTTG GAAGGATCTACCTTGGCATGCACAGCTTGATTGATATAATTGGTGGTCTTGTCTTCGGGTTTATGATTCTTGCAATCTGGCTATCAGTCCATGAATATGTGGATGCCTTTATTGTATCTGGACAAAATG TTACATCATTTTGGGCTGCCCTGAGCTTCCTCTTACTTTTTGCTTATCCCACTCCTGAGTTTCCAACTCCAAGTTTTGAGTATCATACTGCCTTTGACGGTGTTGTGTTTGGAATT GTGACTGGGATTCAACAGACATACCACCAGTTCCACCATGAAGCTGTTCCACGAATATTTACCTCGCAACTCACTATCCCTACATTTTTGGGAAGAATGCTAGTTGGGATACCGACAATCCTGATTGTCAAGTTCTGCAGCAAGGCTCTTGCGAAATGGATTCTCCCAGTAGTGTCAAACACATTGGGAATCCCAATAAAATCAACCAGCTACGTCCCAATGCTTAATGGTTCAGCTACAGACAAGAAATCCAGTGAGATAAAGCAATCAAGTTATATCCACAAGATGTTATTCTTCTCTCAACAAGATTTATTTGATGTCGACACTGGTATCCGATTCCTTCAATATGCAGGACTTGCGTGGTCCGTGGTAGATCTTGTCCCCTCCCTCTTCTCTCACCTGAGCTTGTGA
- the LOC105799571 gene encoding histone-lysine N-methyltransferase ATXR4 yields MSPLAFVLTLSCYRRWPSRFSTPYSHNLLVLFSSTATTITPPNGNESPSSGPAPPPIRVALTESTGRAVFATRRIGAGDTIHTAKPIVSHPSLSAITTVCYFCLKKINAVTASQSQGVYFCSENCKESSKVFYDVEKKTDWLAFDDYCRTQGLKYPLLVKRLACMVISGAAPAGILDILQPANLTQGMILKMEEGFHLLRNALVKANIGDEHMSFLTKQWYTDVLARIRINAFRIELAAGVYEDLLSLASASIEAEAAVGNAIYMLPSFYNHDCDPNTHIVWIENADAKLKALRDIDEGEELQICYIDASMSYDARESLLSQGFGFKCNCLRCMSGD; encoded by the exons ATGTCGCCTTTGGCTTTTGTTTTGACTTTGAGCTGTTACAGACGTTGGCCATCCCGCTTCAGCACCCCCTATTCTCACAACCTTCTCGTTTTATTCTCTTCAACCGCCACCACCATTACCCCACCTAACGGAAACGAGTCGCCGTCGAGTGGACCCGCTCCGCCTCCTATCCGAGTCGCACTAACCGAGTCAACAGGTCGAGCCGTGTTCGCCACTCGGAGAATTGGTGCTGGAGACACCATCCACACTGCTAAACCCATCGTATCTCATCCTTCTCTCTCTGCCATTACCACTGTCTGTTACTTTTGCCTCAAAAAGATCAACGCTGTTACTGCGTCTCAATCTCAAGGCGTTTACTTTTGCTCTGAAAATTGCAAAGAGAGCTCCAAG gttttttatgaTGTGGAGAAGAAAACAGATTGGCTAGCTTTTGATGATTATTGCAG GACCCAAGGCCTGAAATATCCCCTTTTGGTAAAGCGGTTAGCTTGTATGGTTATATCAGGAGCTGCACCTGCTGGTATTCTCGACATACTTCAACCAGCTAACTTAACTCAAGGGATGATTTTAAAG ATGGAAGAGGGATTCCATTTGCTAAGAAATGCTTTGGTGAAGGCAAATATTGGAGATGAACATATGTCTT TCTTAACGAAACAATGGTACACTGATGTGCTTGCACGAATTCGTATCAATGCATTCCGTATTGAATTAGCTGCAGGTGTATATGAAGATCTTCTTTCATTAGCTTCAGCCTCCATCGAAGCTGAAGCTGCAGTTGGAAATGCTATTTACATGCTTCCATCCTTTTACAACCATGATTGTG ATCCAAACACACACATTGTTTGGATAGAGAATGCTGATGCAAAATTGAAGGCGCTCCGTGACATTGATGAAG GTGAAGAGCTTCAGATATGCTACATTGATGCCAGTATGAGTTATGATGCCAGAGAAAGTCTCTTGTCTCAAGGTTTTGGTTTCAAATGCAATTGTCTGAGATGCATGTCTGGTGATTAA